One genomic region from Streptomyces sp. NBC_00582 encodes:
- a CDS encoding SDR family oxidoreductase, whose amino-acid sequence MTTILVTGGTGTLGRLVTERLRADGHEVRVLSRHSRPYAVDLREGGPELDTALAGVDTVVHCASTPRGGDEKAAARLIAAAREAGVRHLVYISIVGVDRVPFGYYRAKLAVEELVAASGLGWTVLRATQFHDLLLQLFEALARVPVLVLPAGVSDQPVEVAEVAGRLAELAVGEPAGRVEDMAGPEVRTLESLARAYLTASGKRRRVVNVPLFGAAYRAFRAGGHLAPERAVGKGTFEQYLAARTRRAR is encoded by the coding sequence ATGACCACGATCCTGGTGACCGGCGGCACCGGAACCCTCGGCAGGCTCGTCACCGAGCGGCTGCGGGCGGACGGGCACGAGGTGCGGGTGCTCAGCCGGCACAGCCGGCCGTACGCCGTCGATCTGCGGGAGGGCGGGCCGGAGCTGGACACGGCCCTGGCCGGGGTGGACACGGTCGTGCACTGTGCGAGCACCCCGCGCGGGGGCGACGAGAAGGCGGCGGCGCGGCTGATCGCGGCGGCCCGGGAGGCGGGGGTACGGCACCTCGTGTACATCTCGATCGTCGGGGTGGACCGGGTGCCGTTCGGCTACTACCGGGCGAAGCTGGCGGTGGAGGAGCTGGTGGCGGCCTCGGGGCTGGGCTGGACCGTGCTGCGCGCGACCCAGTTCCACGATCTGCTGCTCCAGCTGTTCGAGGCGCTGGCCAGGGTGCCGGTGCTGGTCCTGCCGGCCGGGGTGAGCGACCAGCCGGTGGAGGTGGCCGAGGTCGCCGGCCGGCTCGCGGAGCTGGCCGTGGGGGAACCGGCGGGGCGTGTCGAGGACATGGCGGGGCCCGAGGTCCGTACGTTGGAGTCGCTGGCCCGCGCGTATCTCACGGCGAGCGGCAAGCGGCGCCGGGTGGTGAACGTACCGCTGTTCGGCGCGGCGTACCGGGCGTTCCGGGCGGGCGGCCACCTCGCCCCCGAACGGGCCGTGGGCAAGGGGACGTTCGAGCAGTACCTGGCGGCACGCACGCGCAGGGCTCGGTGA
- a CDS encoding RNA polymerase sigma-70 factor — translation MTTTAGADEFETHRPRLFGLAYRMLGSAEEAEDTVQDAYLRFSGADRTAIAHPAAWLAKTVTRLCLTRLTSARARRERYVGPWLPEPVVTSDGTLGPLESAEQRDAVSLAMLVLLERLTPTERAVYVLREAFAYSHREIAAALDLGEANCRQLYRRAERRLAAGEGRFEVSAGRREELVASFLTAARDGDLAGLERLLTADVTYWSDGGGRVGAALRPIEGREKVLRFLAGGFRRFAAGFTFDAVELNGAPALLARAAGTLVATIGFDCGAEGITGLRVVLNPDKLDFVRRQLG, via the coding sequence ATGACGACGACCGCGGGCGCCGACGAGTTCGAGACACACCGTCCCCGGCTGTTCGGGCTCGCCTACCGGATGCTCGGCTCGGCCGAGGAGGCCGAGGACACGGTCCAGGACGCGTATCTGCGGTTCAGCGGGGCCGACCGCACCGCGATCGCGCATCCGGCGGCCTGGCTCGCGAAGACCGTCACCCGTCTCTGCCTCACCCGGCTGACCTCGGCACGGGCGCGGCGCGAGCGCTATGTCGGGCCCTGGCTGCCGGAGCCCGTGGTCACGTCCGACGGCACGCTCGGCCCCCTGGAGTCGGCCGAGCAGCGGGACGCCGTGTCGCTCGCGATGCTGGTGCTGCTGGAGCGGCTCACCCCGACCGAGCGGGCGGTGTACGTGCTGCGGGAGGCGTTCGCCTACAGCCATCGGGAGATCGCCGCCGCGCTCGATCTCGGCGAGGCCAACTGCCGTCAGCTCTACCGGCGCGCCGAGCGGCGGCTGGCGGCCGGGGAAGGCCGCTTCGAGGTCTCCGCCGGACGGCGGGAGGAACTGGTCGCCTCGTTCCTCACGGCGGCCCGGGACGGCGACCTCGCCGGGCTGGAGCGCCTGCTCACGGCCGACGTGACGTACTGGAGCGACGGCGGGGGCAGGGTCGGCGCGGCCCTGCGGCCGATCGAGGGACGCGAGAAGGTGCTGCGGTTCCTGGCCGGCGGGTTCCGGAGGTTCGCGGCCGGGTTCACGTTCGACGCCGTCGAGCTCAACGGGGCACCGGCGTTGCTCGCGCGGGCGGCCGGCACGCTCGTGGCCACGATCGGCTTCGACTGCGGCGCCGAGGGGATCACCGGCCTGCGGGTGGTGCTGAACCCGGACAAGCTGGACTTCGTACGACGTCAGCTCGGGTAA
- a CDS encoding riboflavin synthase, producing the protein MFTGIVEELGEVTAVENLGDASRFRLRGPVVTDGAKHGDSIAVNGVCLTVVEHEGDEFTADVMAETLDRSSLGALGVGSRVNLERPTAVGARLGGHIVQGHVDGTGRVLERRPSENWEIVKVSLPADLARYVVEKGSVTVDGISLTVVEAGPDYFTVSLIPTTLALTTLGLKQPGDPVNLEVDIVAKYVERLLASSQGAGK; encoded by the coding sequence GTGTTCACCGGAATCGTCGAAGAGCTGGGTGAGGTCACCGCCGTCGAGAATCTCGGCGACGCCTCCCGCTTCCGGCTGCGCGGCCCCGTCGTCACCGACGGCGCGAAGCACGGCGACTCCATCGCCGTGAACGGGGTCTGTCTCACCGTCGTCGAACACGAGGGCGACGAGTTCACCGCCGACGTCATGGCGGAGACCCTCGACCGCTCCAGCCTCGGCGCCCTCGGCGTCGGCTCCCGGGTCAACCTCGAACGCCCCACCGCCGTCGGCGCGCGCCTCGGCGGACACATCGTGCAGGGCCACGTCGACGGCACCGGCCGGGTCCTGGAGCGCAGGCCCTCCGAGAACTGGGAGATCGTCAAGGTCTCCCTCCCCGCCGACCTCGCGCGGTACGTCGTGGAGAAGGGCTCCGTCACCGTCGACGGCATCAGCCTCACGGTCGTCGAGGCCGGCCCCGACTACTTCACCGTCAGCCTCATCCCCACCACCCTCGCCCTGACCACGCTCGGCCTCAAGCAGCCCGGCGACCCGGTCAACCTCGAGGTGGACATCGTCGCCAAGTACGTCGAGCGGCTGCTCGCGAGCTCCCAGGGGGCGGGCAAGTGA
- a CDS encoding nicotinamide mononucleotide transporter family protein: protein MNWLTSVAFTAFGKDILWTDMIGNITGLIALVLGWRRSIWSWPVQFLAGLILFGAFFGHLTGSAGKQAIVMAVALFGWWQWKRKKGETGDGHIAPRFATWTERGAMVGAAAAGTVAVALLFKAYPSLSWDPWPDAYIFVGTVVAMYAQARGMVEFWIAWLLVDLVGVPLNFANGYAFSGFVYVIYGALVLWGMRDWWLRSRKDARPTLEGAPA, encoded by the coding sequence GTGAACTGGCTGACCTCCGTGGCGTTCACCGCCTTCGGCAAGGACATCCTCTGGACGGACATGATCGGCAACATCACCGGTCTGATCGCCCTCGTCCTCGGCTGGCGGCGCTCCATCTGGAGCTGGCCCGTCCAGTTCCTGGCCGGCCTGATCCTCTTCGGTGCCTTCTTCGGCCATCTGACCGGCAGCGCGGGCAAGCAGGCGATCGTCATGGCCGTCGCCCTGTTCGGCTGGTGGCAGTGGAAGCGGAAGAAGGGCGAGACCGGCGACGGCCACATCGCCCCGCGGTTCGCCACCTGGACCGAACGCGGCGCCATGGTCGGCGCGGCCGCCGCCGGCACCGTCGCCGTCGCCCTGCTCTTCAAGGCCTACCCGTCCCTGTCCTGGGACCCCTGGCCGGACGCCTACATCTTCGTCGGCACCGTCGTCGCCATGTACGCCCAGGCACGCGGCATGGTCGAGTTCTGGATCGCCTGGCTCCTCGTCGACCTGGTCGGCGTCCCCCTCAACTTCGCCAACGGCTACGCCTTCTCCGGCTTCGTCTACGTCATCTACGGCGCGCTCGTCCTGTGGGGCATGCGCGACTGGTGGCTGCGCTCCCGCAAGGACGCGCGGCCCACCCTGGAAGGAGCGCCGGCATGA
- a CDS encoding bifunctional 3,4-dihydroxy-2-butanone-4-phosphate synthase/GTP cyclohydrolase II: MSTAPILYSTDGLDDLTLDPVEQAIADIAAGRPIVVVDDEDRENEGDLVIAAEKATPEIIAFMMSECRGLICAPMESDELDRLKLPQMVEDNTESMKTAFTVSVDASGAHGVTTGISAADRATTLRLLASGDAEPTDFVRPGHVFPLRARSGGVLTRNGHTEAAVDLARLAGLRPAGAIVEIAGEDGRMLRLPELIPFARKHGLTIISIEDLIAYRRSAEPTVRREAETRLPTAHGTFTAYGYRSTADGVEHVALVHGEIGDGEGVLVRVHSECLTGDIFASQRCDCGPQLDASLRRIQDEGRGVVVYLRGHEGRGIGLLSKLRAYELQEQGHDTLDANLELGLPADARDYGAGAQILTDLGVRSVRLMTNNPEKTDALVRHGIEVTEREPMPVQAGEHNIRYLRTKRDRMGHDLPWLDTAPVSPCGNQ; the protein is encoded by the coding sequence ATGAGCACGGCACCGATCCTGTACAGCACCGACGGCCTCGACGACCTCACCCTCGACCCCGTCGAGCAGGCCATCGCCGACATCGCGGCCGGCCGCCCGATCGTCGTCGTCGACGACGAGGACCGCGAGAACGAGGGCGACCTCGTCATCGCCGCCGAGAAGGCCACCCCCGAGATCATCGCGTTCATGATGAGCGAGTGCCGCGGCCTGATCTGCGCCCCCATGGAGAGCGACGAACTCGACCGGCTGAAGCTCCCTCAGATGGTCGAGGACAACACCGAGTCGATGAAGACTGCCTTCACCGTCTCCGTCGACGCCTCCGGGGCCCACGGCGTCACCACCGGCATCTCCGCCGCCGACCGCGCCACCACCCTCCGGCTCCTGGCGAGCGGCGACGCCGAGCCCACGGACTTCGTCCGCCCCGGCCACGTCTTCCCGCTGCGCGCCCGGTCCGGCGGGGTCCTCACCCGCAACGGCCACACCGAGGCCGCCGTCGACCTCGCCCGTCTCGCGGGGCTGCGCCCGGCCGGCGCGATCGTCGAGATCGCCGGCGAGGACGGCCGGATGCTCCGCCTGCCCGAACTGATCCCGTTCGCCCGCAAGCACGGCCTGACGATCATCTCCATCGAGGACCTGATCGCCTACCGCCGCAGCGCCGAGCCGACCGTCCGCCGCGAGGCCGAGACCCGGCTGCCCACCGCCCACGGCACCTTCACCGCGTACGGCTACCGCTCCACCGCCGACGGCGTCGAGCACGTCGCCCTCGTCCACGGCGAGATCGGCGACGGCGAGGGCGTCCTGGTCCGGGTCCACTCCGAATGCCTCACCGGCGACATCTTCGCCTCCCAGCGCTGCGACTGCGGCCCCCAGCTCGACGCCTCGCTCCGGCGCATCCAGGACGAGGGCCGGGGGGTCGTCGTCTACCTGCGCGGACACGAGGGCCGCGGCATCGGCCTGCTGTCCAAGCTGCGGGCGTACGAACTCCAGGAACAGGGCCACGACACCCTCGACGCCAACCTGGAACTGGGCCTGCCCGCCGACGCCCGCGACTACGGCGCCGGCGCGCAGATCCTCACCGACCTCGGGGTGCGCAGCGTCCGTCTGATGACCAACAACCCCGAGAAGACCGACGCGCTCGTCCGGCACGGCATCGAGGTCACCGAACGCGAGCCGATGCCCGTCCAGGCGGGCGAGCACAACATCCGCTACCTGCGCACCAAGCGGGACCGGATGGGCCACGACCTGCCCTGGCTGGACACGGCCCCCGTGTCCCCCTGCGGCAACCAGTAA
- the ribH gene encoding 6,7-dimethyl-8-ribityllumazine synthase, whose protein sequence is MSGKGAPELSVRNVGDFRVAVIAAQWHEKVMDGLVDGALRALHDLGIDEPTLLRVPGSWELPVVAKVLAGRGYDAIVALGVVIRGGTPHFEYVCQGVTQGLTQVSVETGVPVGFGVLTCDTEEQALDRAGLEGSNEDKGHEAVTAAVATAATLRSVSEPWR, encoded by the coding sequence GTGAGCGGCAAGGGCGCACCGGAACTGTCCGTACGCAATGTGGGTGACTTCAGGGTCGCCGTCATCGCGGCGCAGTGGCACGAGAAGGTGATGGACGGTCTGGTCGACGGCGCGCTGCGCGCCCTGCACGACCTGGGTATCGACGAGCCGACCCTGCTCAGGGTCCCCGGGAGCTGGGAGCTCCCGGTCGTCGCCAAGGTCCTCGCGGGCCGCGGCTACGACGCGATCGTCGCCCTCGGTGTCGTCATCCGCGGCGGCACCCCCCACTTCGAGTACGTGTGCCAGGGCGTCACCCAGGGCCTCACCCAGGTCTCCGTCGAGACCGGCGTCCCCGTCGGCTTCGGCGTCCTCACCTGCGACACCGAGGAGCAGGCCCTGGACCGGGCCGGTCTGGAGGGCTCGAACGAGGACAAGGGACACGAGGCGGTCACCGCCGCCGTGGCCACCGCGGCCACCCTCCGCTCAGTATCTGAACCCTGGAGGTAG
- a CDS encoding phosphoribosyl-ATP diphosphatase translates to MSKKTFEELFSELQQKAATGDPATSRTAELVGKGVHAIGKKVVEEAAEVWMAAEYEGKEAAAEEISQLLYHVQVMMVARGISLDDVYAHL, encoded by the coding sequence ATGTCCAAGAAGACGTTCGAGGAGCTCTTCTCCGAGCTCCAGCAGAAGGCCGCCACCGGCGACCCCGCCACCTCCCGCACCGCCGAACTGGTCGGGAAGGGCGTCCATGCCATCGGCAAGAAGGTCGTCGAAGAGGCCGCCGAGGTCTGGATGGCCGCCGAGTACGAGGGCAAGGAGGCGGCCGCCGAGGAGATCTCGCAGCTGCTCTACCACGTCCAGGTGATGATGGTCGCCCGCGGCATCTCGCTGGACGACGTCTACGCCCACCTGTAA
- the hisG gene encoding ATP phosphoribosyltransferase — translation MLRIAVPNKGSLSGPAAEMLHEAGYQQRRESKELRIVDPENEVEFFYLRPRDIAIYVSSGRLDIGITGRDLLIDSGANAEEILPLGFARSTFRFATKPGTAKTLEDLGGRTVATSYEGIVAKHLAEQGIDASVVHLDGAVETAIELGVAEVIADVVETGTSLRNAGLEVFGDPIMKSEAVVIRRTGAEPDEAEPKVQQFLRRLQGVLVARTYVMMDYDCRVEQLEKAVALTPGLESPTVSPLHNEGWVAVRAMVPAKEAQRIMDDLYDIGARAILTTAIHACRL, via the coding sequence ATGCTGCGCATCGCCGTCCCCAACAAGGGTTCCCTGTCAGGCCCTGCGGCGGAGATGCTGCATGAGGCCGGCTACCAGCAGCGCCGCGAGTCCAAGGAACTGCGGATCGTCGACCCGGAGAACGAGGTCGAGTTCTTCTACCTCCGCCCCCGCGACATCGCGATCTACGTCTCCTCCGGCCGCCTCGACATCGGCATCACCGGCCGCGACCTGCTGATCGACTCCGGCGCCAACGCCGAGGAGATCCTCCCCCTCGGCTTCGCCCGCTCCACCTTCCGCTTCGCCACCAAGCCCGGCACGGCGAAGACCCTCGAGGACCTGGGCGGCAGGACGGTCGCCACCTCCTACGAGGGCATCGTCGCCAAGCACCTCGCCGAACAGGGCATCGACGCCTCCGTCGTCCACCTCGACGGTGCCGTCGAGACCGCCATCGAGCTCGGCGTCGCCGAGGTCATCGCCGACGTCGTCGAGACCGGCACCTCGCTGCGCAACGCCGGCCTGGAGGTCTTCGGCGACCCCATCATGAAGTCCGAGGCCGTCGTGATCCGCCGCACCGGCGCGGAGCCCGACGAGGCCGAGCCCAAGGTGCAGCAGTTCCTGCGCCGCCTCCAGGGCGTCCTGGTCGCCCGGACCTACGTGATGATGGACTACGACTGCCGCGTCGAACAGCTCGAGAAGGCGGTCGCGCTCACCCCGGGCCTGGAGTCGCCCACCGTCTCCCCGCTGCACAACGAGGGCTGGGTCGCCGTCCGCGCCATGGTCCCCGCCAAGGAGGCCCAGCGGATCATGGACGACCTCTACGACATCGGCGCCCGCGCCATCCTCACCACGGCCATCCACGCCTGCCGCCTCTGA
- a CDS encoding PH domain-containing protein — protein MSDLPGSELPTLPVTFRPGRTRAVLLSAGVAIFLVISGVAMLLEKLGPGERLSFVVTGALIFWALAQLARVRVVADDAGVTVVNIASRRRLDWAEIIQVNLRPGDPWVFLNLTDGTSLPALGIQPGINKQQAIRDARALRGLVEARSLRDPETSPGQDQG, from the coding sequence ATGTCCGATCTGCCGGGCAGCGAGCTGCCCACCCTCCCCGTCACCTTCCGGCCGGGCCGCACCCGCGCGGTGCTGCTCTCGGCCGGGGTGGCGATCTTCCTCGTCATCTCCGGCGTCGCCATGCTGCTGGAGAAGCTCGGCCCGGGGGAGCGGCTCAGCTTCGTCGTCACCGGCGCCCTCATCTTCTGGGCGCTGGCCCAGCTCGCCCGCGTCCGGGTCGTCGCCGACGACGCCGGGGTCACCGTGGTGAACATCGCGAGCAGGCGGCGCCTCGACTGGGCCGAGATCATCCAGGTGAACCTCCGTCCGGGCGACCCCTGGGTGTTCCTCAACCTCACCGACGGCACCAGCCTGCCCGCGCTCGGCATCCAGCCCGGCATCAACAAGCAGCAGGCCATCAGGGACGCCCGGGCGCTCCGCGGGCTCGTCGAGGCACGCTCGCTCCGGGACCCCGAGACCTCCCCCGGGCAAGATCAGGGCTGA
- a CDS encoding hemolysin family protein, whose protein sequence is MTIPLLLLAAAFLLILANGFFVAAEFGLVTVERPEAEKAAAEGDRRAGTVVESLKELSFQLSGTQLGITITSLVVGMLAEPALAELLRTPFTAIGIPEGAVSGVAVVVGMLLASAVQMVVGELVPKNWAVSKPLQVARFVAGPQHAFSRLFRPVISALNTVANRLVRALGVEPTEELASARTPGELVSLARHSAQAGALEQDTADLFVRTLSLAELTAQHVMTPRVKVSALQSSATAEDVVNLTRATGLSRFPVYREKIDEIVGMAHLKDALAVPVQDRLRTPVARIARPALLVPETLPVQPLLARLRSEQPIAVVVDEYGGTAGVVTLEDIVEEIVGEVRDEHDGLDIPELAAAPPEEGKPAWDVDGSCRVDTLRRIGLEVPEGPYETVAGLVADLLGRIPAVGDRAELPGWRLSVRRVGHYRAERVRLVHVGRLGQGTTIAEAVR, encoded by the coding sequence ATGACCATCCCCCTGCTGCTCCTGGCAGCCGCGTTCCTGCTCATCCTGGCCAACGGCTTCTTCGTGGCCGCCGAGTTCGGCCTCGTCACGGTCGAGCGGCCGGAGGCCGAGAAGGCCGCCGCCGAAGGCGACAGACGAGCCGGTACGGTCGTGGAGTCGCTCAAGGAGCTGTCCTTCCAGCTCTCCGGCACCCAGCTCGGCATCACCATCACCTCGCTCGTCGTCGGCATGCTCGCAGAACCGGCGCTCGCGGAGCTGCTGCGCACCCCGTTCACCGCGATCGGCATCCCCGAGGGCGCGGTCTCCGGTGTCGCCGTGGTCGTCGGCATGCTGCTGGCCTCCGCCGTCCAGATGGTGGTCGGCGAACTCGTGCCCAAGAACTGGGCGGTGTCCAAGCCCCTCCAGGTCGCGCGCTTCGTCGCCGGCCCGCAGCACGCCTTCTCCCGGCTGTTCCGGCCGGTGATCTCGGCGCTCAACACGGTCGCCAACCGGCTGGTGCGCGCCCTCGGCGTCGAGCCCACCGAGGAGCTGGCCTCCGCCCGCACCCCCGGCGAACTGGTCTCCCTGGCCCGTCACTCGGCCCAGGCCGGCGCCCTCGAACAGGACACGGCCGACCTGTTCGTACGCACCCTGTCCCTCGCGGAGCTCACGGCGCAGCACGTGATGACCCCGCGGGTGAAGGTCAGCGCCCTGCAGTCCTCGGCCACCGCCGAGGACGTGGTCAATCTGACCCGGGCCACCGGCCTGTCCCGTTTCCCCGTCTACCGCGAGAAGATCGACGAGATCGTCGGCATGGCCCACCTCAAGGACGCCCTGGCCGTCCCCGTCCAGGACCGGCTGCGCACGCCGGTCGCCCGTATCGCCCGCCCGGCGCTGCTGGTCCCGGAGACCCTTCCCGTCCAGCCCCTGCTGGCCCGGCTGCGCAGCGAGCAGCCCATCGCCGTCGTCGTCGACGAGTACGGCGGCACGGCCGGCGTGGTCACCCTGGAGGACATCGTCGAGGAGATCGTCGGCGAGGTCCGCGACGAGCACGACGGCCTGGACATCCCGGAACTGGCCGCGGCCCCGCCCGAGGAGGGCAAGCCCGCCTGGGACGTCGACGGGAGCTGCCGGGTCGACACCCTGCGGCGGATAGGCCTGGAGGTGCCCGAGGGGCCGTACGAGACGGTCGCGGGTCTCGTCGCCGACCTGCTCGGACGGATCCCGGCCGTCGGTGACCGGGCGGAACTGCCCGGCTGGCGTCTGTCGGTGCGCCGGGTCGGCCACTACCGGGCCGAACGGGTCCGTCTGGTCCACGTCGGCCGGCTCGGCCAGGGCACCACGATCGCGGAGGCCGTCCGATGA
- a CDS encoding hemolysin family protein, whose protein sequence is MSVLQLVFAALLVLTNGFFVGAEFALVSVRRSQIEPLGTARARQVLYGLERLPQMMAAAQFGITVCSLTLGAVAEPTVAELLEPFFEWIHLPHGMIHPLGYVIALAAVVFFHLVIGEMVPKNLAMAAPEKAALWLSPGLVAFARLCRPITVALGACAQAILRVFRVEPKDEVEAVVTSEQLNRLLEDSGQAGLLDPEEQERLEDALELGSRPVTDVLLKRESLITVPPSVTPGQIVELTARTGYSRFPVAAENGAFMGYVHVKDVLDVEDSERAVPQQVWRPMTTLRSDLPLDDALTVMRRAATHLAQVADASGKVLGLAALEDVLELLVGEVTDPAHREAPEVRLTEPRASGTPDEVFAS, encoded by the coding sequence ATGAGCGTCCTGCAACTGGTCTTCGCCGCCCTGCTCGTGCTGACCAACGGCTTCTTCGTCGGCGCCGAGTTCGCGCTCGTCTCCGTCCGCCGCAGCCAGATCGAGCCCCTCGGCACGGCCCGCGCCCGCCAGGTCCTCTACGGCCTGGAGCGACTGCCGCAGATGATGGCCGCCGCCCAGTTCGGCATCACGGTCTGCTCGCTCACCCTCGGCGCGGTCGCCGAGCCGACCGTGGCGGAGCTGCTGGAACCGTTCTTCGAGTGGATCCACCTCCCGCACGGCATGATCCACCCGCTGGGCTATGTCATCGCCCTGGCGGCCGTGGTCTTCTTCCATCTCGTCATCGGCGAGATGGTCCCGAAGAACCTCGCGATGGCGGCCCCCGAGAAGGCGGCCCTGTGGCTCAGCCCGGGGCTGGTCGCCTTCGCGCGGCTGTGCCGGCCGATCACCGTCGCCCTCGGCGCCTGCGCCCAGGCCATCCTGCGGGTCTTCCGGGTCGAGCCCAAGGACGAGGTCGAGGCCGTCGTCACCAGCGAGCAGCTCAACCGTCTGCTGGAGGACTCCGGCCAGGCGGGCCTCCTCGACCCCGAGGAGCAGGAGCGGCTGGAGGACGCGCTGGAACTGGGCTCCCGCCCGGTCACCGACGTCCTCCTCAAGCGCGAGTCGCTGATCACGGTGCCCCCGTCGGTCACGCCGGGCCAGATCGTCGAGCTCACCGCCCGCACCGGCTACTCCCGCTTCCCCGTCGCCGCCGAGAACGGCGCCTTCATGGGCTATGTACATGTGAAGGACGTCCTCGACGTGGAGGACTCCGAGCGGGCGGTGCCCCAGCAGGTGTGGCGCCCGATGACGACCCTGCGCTCCGACCTCCCCCTGGACGACGCCCTGACGGTGATGCGCCGCGCGGCCACTCACCTGGCCCAGGTCGCGGACGCCTCCGGCAAGGTCCTGGGCCTGGCCGCCCTGGAGGACGTACTGGAACTCCTGGTCGGCGAGGTGACGGATCCGGCACACCGGGAGGCCCCGGAGGTCAGACTGACGGAACCGAGGGCCAGCGGGACGCCCGACGAGGTGTTCGCGTCGTAG
- a CDS encoding AAA family ATPase codes for MDFGTQGLEAPADLAWLRGVDAYTMGAYPQAEEEFRTAVRIDPGMADGWLGLHALRVDTTTALLRMYRHRDRFGEQRTRHRRTLNSWYWLGWWVQPVLESPRDLLLAHASHWLDGRHVPELDRALAGLPPVDADHQVRFLHACRAYLVKDWEQLVRHTDPLLDDPLLGIEAGLFGGMARVRLEMYGQAEPLLAAALMRCRSEQPQRKELRYWLARAHEGTGRSAAALPLYRAVHRVDPAFMDTSARLAAIAEGDGYDDPSDLASITLTGIGQDVGDGPDALDPLFGTEGRDLKLTDPADLPPVGPLPSVTDPAVRAKTVVPSPLPAGPTDPGLLEEALAELERMVGLEPVKRQVKALSAQLNMARLRAGQGLPVQPPKRHFVFSGPSGTGKTTVARILGRVFYALGLLGGDHLVEAQRADLVGEYLGQTAVKANELIDSALGGVLFVDEAYSLSNSGYGKGDAYGDEALQVLLKRAEDNRDHLVVILAGYPEGMDRLLAANPGLSSRFTTRVDFPSYRPLELTSIGEVLAAENGDVWDEEALDELRSIAGHVVDQGWIDELGNGRFLRTLYEKSCAYRDLRLSTYPTALTRDDLSTLRLPDLMQAYGEVLSGRGPQDPSAT; via the coding sequence ATGGACTTCGGCACGCAGGGCCTCGAGGCCCCGGCCGACCTCGCCTGGCTACGAGGCGTGGACGCCTACACCATGGGTGCGTATCCGCAGGCGGAAGAGGAGTTCCGCACAGCGGTACGGATCGATCCCGGGATGGCCGACGGCTGGCTCGGGCTGCACGCGCTGCGCGTGGACACGACGACCGCGCTGCTGCGGATGTACCGGCACCGGGACCGGTTCGGCGAACAGCGCACCCGGCACCGCCGGACGCTCAACTCCTGGTACTGGCTGGGCTGGTGGGTGCAACCGGTGCTGGAGAGCCCGCGCGATCTGCTGCTCGCGCACGCCTCCCACTGGCTGGACGGCCGGCACGTCCCCGAGCTGGACCGGGCGCTCGCCGGGCTCCCGCCCGTGGACGCCGACCACCAGGTCCGCTTTCTGCACGCCTGCCGGGCCTATCTGGTCAAGGACTGGGAGCAGCTCGTCCGGCACACCGACCCGCTGCTCGACGACCCGCTCCTCGGGATCGAGGCGGGGCTGTTCGGCGGGATGGCCCGGGTCCGGCTGGAGATGTACGGCCAGGCCGAACCGCTGCTCGCGGCCGCCCTGATGCGCTGCCGCAGCGAGCAGCCGCAGCGCAAGGAACTGCGGTACTGGCTGGCCCGGGCCCATGAGGGCACCGGCCGCTCGGCCGCCGCGCTCCCCCTGTACCGGGCGGTGCACCGGGTCGACCCCGCCTTCATGGACACCTCGGCCCGGCTCGCCGCGATCGCCGAGGGCGACGGCTACGACGATCCGTCCGACCTCGCGTCGATCACCCTCACCGGGATCGGGCAGGACGTGGGGGACGGTCCGGACGCCCTCGACCCGCTGTTCGGCACCGAGGGCCGGGACCTGAAACTCACCGACCCCGCGGACCTGCCGCCCGTGGGCCCCCTGCCCTCGGTCACCGATCCGGCGGTCCGCGCGAAGACGGTCGTACCGTCCCCGCTGCCGGCCGGGCCCACCGACCCCGGCTTACTCGAGGAGGCGCTCGCCGAACTGGAGCGCATGGTGGGCCTGGAGCCGGTGAAACGGCAGGTCAAGGCGCTGTCGGCGCAGCTCAACATGGCCCGGCTGCGGGCCGGGCAGGGCCTTCCGGTCCAGCCGCCCAAACGGCATTTCGTCTTCTCCGGCCCGTCCGGCACCGGCAAGACCACGGTGGCGCGCATCCTCGGCCGGGTCTTCTACGCCCTCGGTCTGCTCGGCGGCGACCATCTGGTGGAGGCCCAGCGGGCCGACCTGGTCGGCGAGTACCTCGGCCAGACGGCCGTCAAGGCCAACGAACTCATCGACTCCGCCCTCGGCGGTGTCCTCTTCGTGGACGAGGCGTACTCGCTCTCCAACTCCGGCTACGGCAAGGGGGACGCCTACGGCGACGAGGCGCTCCAGGTGCTGCTGAAGCGGGCCGAGGACAACCGGGACCACCTGGTGGTGATCCTGGCCGGATACCCGGAGGGCATGGACCGTCTCCTCGCCGCCAACCCGGGGCTGTCCTCCCGCTTCACGACCCGCGTCGACTTCCCCTCGTACCGCCCCCTCGAACTCACCTCCATCGGCGAGGTGCTGGCCGCGGAGAACGGTGACGTGTGGGACGAGGAGGCACTCGACGAGCTGCGCTCGATCGCGGGGCACGTCGTCGACCAGGGGTGGATCGACGAACTGGGCAACGGACGGTTCCTGCGGACGCTGTATGAGAAGAGCTGCGCGTACCGGGATCTGCGGCTGTCGACCTACCCGACCGCGCTGACCCGGGACGACCTCTCCACCCTGCGGCTCCCGGATCTCATGCAGGCGTATGGAGAGGTGCTGTCCGGGCGGGGACCGCAGGACCCGTCGGCGACGTAG